A window of the Corythoichthys intestinalis isolate RoL2023-P3 chromosome 6, ASM3026506v1, whole genome shotgun sequence genome harbors these coding sequences:
- the LOC130917175 gene encoding neuronal acetylcholine receptor subunit alpha-9-like isoform X1: protein MKGSEMQSLLCMLFFASVLPVSWCAHGRFAQKLLNDLFDNYTSALRPVEDTDAILNVTLQVTLSQIIDMDERNQILTAYLWIRRVWLDAHLKWSKEDYDGLDTIRIPSSYVWKPDIVLYNNADDHFTGPMDTNVVISHDGQIMWDSPAITKSSCKVDVSFFPFDAQQCRFTYGSWTYNGNQLDILNAMESADLADLVDNVEWEVLGMPATRNVILYGCCADPYPDVTYTLKLKRRASFYVFNLLIPCVMISFLAPLGFYLPADSGEKVSLGVTVMLALTVFQLLVAEIMPPSENVPLIGKYYIATMTMITASTALTIFIMNIHHCGPDAKPVPKWAKKVILQYMARMCFVYEVGENCMSPQSEKREPSMVRNRNMNGLAGARGADRNLGIEGYSSVTTEERQDSDPNNCYDSWKNGTFVDMDYDDLCDAKRCRKGGVSDGERSHGAPCNEKLLILPNVEYIANCYREQKATQKRTGEWKKVAKVLDRFFMWLFFIMVFFMSLLIMGKAI, encoded by the exons ATGAAAGGATCGGAAATGCAAAGTTTATTGTGCATGTTGTTTTTTGCTTCAGTGTTGCCAG TCTCCTGGTGCGCACACGGCAGGTTCGCCCAGAAGCTCCTTAATGATCTCTTTGACAACTACACCAGCGCTCTAAGGCCGGTAGAGGACACAGATGCCATCCTGAACGTCACCCTGCAGGTCACACTCTCGCAAATCATCGACATG GATGAACGAAACCAAATACTGACAGCCTATTTGTGGATACGACGAGTGTGGCTGGATGCTCATCTCAAATGGAGTAAGGAAGACTATGATGGACTCGATACCATCCGTATACCTAGCAGTTATGTATGGAAACCCGATATAGTCCTATATAACAA TGCCGACGATCACTTCACAGGCCCCATGGACACCAACGTGGTAATCAGCCATGATGGCCAGATCATGTGGGACTCGCCGGCAATTACCAAAAGCTCTTGCAAGGTGGATGTGTCCTTCTTTCCCTTTGATGCACAGCAATGCAGGTTCACCTATGGCTCATGGACCTACAATGGCAACCAGCTGGATATCCTTAACGCCATGGAGAGTGCCGATCTGGCAGACCTGGTGGACAATGTGGAGTGGGAAGTCCTTGGCATGCCGGCCACCAGGAATGTCATATTGTACGGCTGCTGCGCTGATCCTTACCCTGATGTCACGTACACCTTGAAACTCAAGAGGAGGGCGTCTTTCTATGTCTTCAACCTGCTGATACCGTGTGTGATGATCTCGTTTCTAGCTCCACTGGGCTTCTACCTGCCTGCCGACTCTGGAGAGAAAGTGTCTTTGGGTGTCACCGTTATGCTGGCGTTGACTGTCTTTCAATTGTTGGTTGCGGAGATCATGCCACCCTCGGAGAATGTACCACTGATTG GCAAGTACTACATAGCCACCATGACCATGATTACTGCCTCCACTGCCTTGACCATTTTCATCATGAATATTCACCACTGCGGCCCAGATGCCAAGCCTGTACCCAAGTGGGCCAAGAAAGTCATCTTGCAGTACATGGCGAGAATGTGCTTTGTTTACGAGGTCGGGGAGAACTGCATGTCTCCACAGTCGGAGAAAAGGGAACCATCAATGGTGAGGAACCGCAACATGAACGGCCTGGCGGGTGCCCGCGGAGCAGATCGGAACTTAGGGATAGAGGGATATAGCTCCGtgaccacagaggaaagacaagACTCGGACCCTAACAACTGCTACGATTCCTGGAAAAATGGAACCTTCGTCGACATGGACTATGACGACTTGTGTGACGCCAAGAGATGTCGGAAAGGTGGCGTGAGTGACGGGGAGCGGTCACACGGGGCCCCCTGCAATGAGAAGCTTCTGATTTTGCCTAACGTGGAATACATCGCCAACTGCTACAGGGAGCAAAAGGCCACTCAGAAGAGAACCGGCGAGTGGAAGAAGGTGGCCAAGGTGCTGGATCGCTTCTTCATGTGGTTGTTCTTTATCATGGTCTTCTTCATGAGTCTTCTTATCATGGGCAAAGCCATCTGA
- the LOC130917176 gene encoding post-GPI attachment to proteins factor 2-like isoform X1 encodes MILNLYSYERSTLVRVSFTACVLGTLCLPLTGLLVCIVISSLYHYEDSTRTHCQVENYLPSISASISLSPECHIWRLCIGLHSAPRFILAFAYFKFYKVCFATRVPETTLAYLNLGFSVSENLGLLMLTYVSSADIYSVHEEGFILFSLSSFVYMVITCHLWKVIKRYSVNPVDAKSHVWKVRLFLLNLCFSAFAGLFYVQHNLYCEAGSKYGISLTQVNSKEILCMVVFRVVTRGENLWVPPNVIISQYGDTTIIDAWVRKSIYNILQYSLFKTKIN; translated from the exons ATGATCTTGAACTTGTACAGTTATGAGAGGTCTACGTTAGTCCGAGTCTCCTTTACCGCGTGTGTTTTGGGAACCCTCTGCTTGCCACTGACGGGCCTCTTGGTCTGCATAGTCATCTCCTCTCTCTACCATTACGAGGACTCTACAAGAACACACTGCCAG GTTGAAAACTACCTGCCGTCCATCAGCGCCTCCATCAGCCTGAGCCCCGAGTGCCACATCTGGCGCCTCTGCATTGGCCTGCACTCTGCACCCAGGTTTATTTTGGCATTCGCCTATTTCAAGTTCTACAAAGTCTGCTTTGCCACTCGGGTGCCCGAAACCACTTTGGCCTACCTCAACTTGGGCTTCTCCGTCTCTGAAAACCTCGGCCTGCTGATGCTCACCTATGTGTCGTCGGCTGACATCTACT CTGTCCACGAGGAGGGGTTCATCCTCTTCAGTCTGAGCTCGTTTGTCTACATGGTGATAACGTGTCATTTGTGGAAGGTCATCAAGAGGTACTCGGTGAATCCAGTA gaTGCCAAATCCCATGTCTGGAAAGTACGTCTGTTCCTCCTCAACTTGTGCTTCAGTGCTTTTGCCGGATTATTTTATGTCCAACATAACTTGTATTGTGAAGCGGGGAGTAAGTATGGCATTAGTTTGACACAAGTCAATTCCAAGGAAATCTTGTGTATGGTAGTTTTCAGGGTTGTAACTAGAGGTGAGAACCTTTGGGTACCTCCCAATGtgattatctcacaatatggtgatacaacgattattgatgcatgggtcaggaaatcaatctACAATATTTTACAATATTCTCTATTcaagacaaaaattaattaa
- the LOC130917175 gene encoding neuronal acetylcholine receptor subunit alpha-9-like isoform X2 yields the protein MKGSEMQSLLCMLFFASVLPVSWCAHGRFAQKLLNDLFDNYTSALRPVEDTDAILNVTLQDERNQILTAYLWIRRVWLDAHLKWSKEDYDGLDTIRIPSSYVWKPDIVLYNNADDHFTGPMDTNVVISHDGQIMWDSPAITKSSCKVDVSFFPFDAQQCRFTYGSWTYNGNQLDILNAMESADLADLVDNVEWEVLGMPATRNVILYGCCADPYPDVTYTLKLKRRASFYVFNLLIPCVMISFLAPLGFYLPADSGEKVSLGVTVMLALTVFQLLVAEIMPPSENVPLIGKYYIATMTMITASTALTIFIMNIHHCGPDAKPVPKWAKKVILQYMARMCFVYEVGENCMSPQSEKREPSMVRNRNMNGLAGARGADRNLGIEGYSSVTTEERQDSDPNNCYDSWKNGTFVDMDYDDLCDAKRCRKGGVSDGERSHGAPCNEKLLILPNVEYIANCYREQKATQKRTGEWKKVAKVLDRFFMWLFFIMVFFMSLLIMGKAI from the exons ATGAAAGGATCGGAAATGCAAAGTTTATTGTGCATGTTGTTTTTTGCTTCAGTGTTGCCAG TCTCCTGGTGCGCACACGGCAGGTTCGCCCAGAAGCTCCTTAATGATCTCTTTGACAACTACACCAGCGCTCTAAGGCCGGTAGAGGACACAGATGCCATCCTGAACGTCACCCTGCAG GATGAACGAAACCAAATACTGACAGCCTATTTGTGGATACGACGAGTGTGGCTGGATGCTCATCTCAAATGGAGTAAGGAAGACTATGATGGACTCGATACCATCCGTATACCTAGCAGTTATGTATGGAAACCCGATATAGTCCTATATAACAA TGCCGACGATCACTTCACAGGCCCCATGGACACCAACGTGGTAATCAGCCATGATGGCCAGATCATGTGGGACTCGCCGGCAATTACCAAAAGCTCTTGCAAGGTGGATGTGTCCTTCTTTCCCTTTGATGCACAGCAATGCAGGTTCACCTATGGCTCATGGACCTACAATGGCAACCAGCTGGATATCCTTAACGCCATGGAGAGTGCCGATCTGGCAGACCTGGTGGACAATGTGGAGTGGGAAGTCCTTGGCATGCCGGCCACCAGGAATGTCATATTGTACGGCTGCTGCGCTGATCCTTACCCTGATGTCACGTACACCTTGAAACTCAAGAGGAGGGCGTCTTTCTATGTCTTCAACCTGCTGATACCGTGTGTGATGATCTCGTTTCTAGCTCCACTGGGCTTCTACCTGCCTGCCGACTCTGGAGAGAAAGTGTCTTTGGGTGTCACCGTTATGCTGGCGTTGACTGTCTTTCAATTGTTGGTTGCGGAGATCATGCCACCCTCGGAGAATGTACCACTGATTG GCAAGTACTACATAGCCACCATGACCATGATTACTGCCTCCACTGCCTTGACCATTTTCATCATGAATATTCACCACTGCGGCCCAGATGCCAAGCCTGTACCCAAGTGGGCCAAGAAAGTCATCTTGCAGTACATGGCGAGAATGTGCTTTGTTTACGAGGTCGGGGAGAACTGCATGTCTCCACAGTCGGAGAAAAGGGAACCATCAATGGTGAGGAACCGCAACATGAACGGCCTGGCGGGTGCCCGCGGAGCAGATCGGAACTTAGGGATAGAGGGATATAGCTCCGtgaccacagaggaaagacaagACTCGGACCCTAACAACTGCTACGATTCCTGGAAAAATGGAACCTTCGTCGACATGGACTATGACGACTTGTGTGACGCCAAGAGATGTCGGAAAGGTGGCGTGAGTGACGGGGAGCGGTCACACGGGGCCCCCTGCAATGAGAAGCTTCTGATTTTGCCTAACGTGGAATACATCGCCAACTGCTACAGGGAGCAAAAGGCCACTCAGAAGAGAACCGGCGAGTGGAAGAAGGTGGCCAAGGTGCTGGATCGCTTCTTCATGTGGTTGTTCTTTATCATGGTCTTCTTCATGAGTCTTCTTATCATGGGCAAAGCCATCTGA